The following proteins come from a genomic window of Pseudomonadota bacterium:
- the rimM gene encoding ribosome maturation factor RimM (Essential for efficient processing of 16S rRNA), with amino-acid sequence MAGDVDGFVVVGRFVGIHGLRGDVKVLSYTHPREGILRYAPWYGCFEGEWREIAPESATVKGKGLVARFAHHSTPEDGQPLMGVPIAVRRSQFPVLPLGEHYWHDLIGLDAVAEDGAPLGRVVDVIATSANDVL; translated from the coding sequence GTGGCAGGGGATGTTGACGGTTTCGTCGTCGTAGGCCGTTTCGTGGGGATCCATGGCCTGCGAGGCGATGTTAAAGTATTATCGTACACGCATCCGCGGGAAGGCATTTTGCGGTACGCGCCCTGGTATGGGTGCTTCGAGGGCGAATGGCGCGAAATAGCGCCTGAAAGCGCAACCGTCAAGGGTAAAGGATTGGTAGCGCGATTCGCGCATCATTCGACCCCTGAAGACGGGCAGCCGCTCATGGGGGTCCCCATCGCGGTGCGCCGCAGCCAGTTTCCGGTACTGCCTCTTGGGGAGCATTATTGGCACGATCTCATCGGCCTCGACGCGGTCGCGGAGGATGGGGCGCCCCTCGGTCGGGTCGTGGATGTCATCGCGACCAGCGCCAACGATGTACTT